The Geothrix oryzae DNA window CGGGTCTGCCAGCCCTGGGCGCCGGACCTCACCATCGACAACCACGCCACCAACGGCTCGGTGCACCGCTTCTCCATGACCTACGACATCCCCCACACCGTGGAGAGCGGCCGGGGCGAGCCCATCGAGTACATGCGGAACCGCCTGCTGCCGCCCGTCACCGCCGCGCTCAAGGCGAATCACGGCCTGGACGCGGGCTGGTACGGCAACTTCGTGGAGGACGAGCGGGCCCTGGACGCGGACCGCGACGCCGAGCCCGGCGCGCCCGTGCGCGAAGGCTGGATGACCTACCCCCACCACCCCCGCTTCGGCAGCAACTACCGGGGCCTCACCAGCCGCATGGACCTGCTGTTGGAGTGCTACTCGTACATCCCGTTCTCGGAGCGGGTCCGGACCGCCTACGCCTTCATGCTGGAGACGCTCAAGCATGTGGCCGCGCACCGGGACGAAGTCCTGCAGACCGTGACGGAGAGCCAGACGCCCCGGGAGCGCATCGCCGTGCGCTACGGCCTGGAGCGCTTCGACCGGCCCGTGGAGATCCTCACGCGCACGCCCCGCACCCTGGAGGGCGCGCCCTCGACCGTGACGATCCCGCACCTCGGCCGCTTCGTGGGCACCACCGTGGTGGACCGTCCGGCGGCCTACCTGGTGCCCCCCTCCGTGGCGGCCCACCTGCGCCAGCACGGCCTCTCCCTCCAGGAGGCCCTGGGCGCCTTCGAGGTGGAAGTGCCCCTGGTCGAAGCCCTGGGCTCGGAAGAGGGCCGGGCCATCCTGGAGGCGGCCGCCGTGGGCGAGCTGTCGGTCTCCTGGCGGCGGGGCCCCCGGAAGGCCCCCGCGGGGTGGTCGCTGGTGCCCACGGATCAGCCCCTGGGCGCCGTCGCCGCCTACCTCTGCGAGGCCGAGAGCGATGACGGGGCCGTGGAGAACGGCCTGCTGCCCGTGCCCGCCCTGGGCGAGGAGCTGGCCCTCTGGCGCGTGCCGAACCTCGGCTGAACCCCGGCCATTCCCCCTTCCCAGGAGGTGCAATGAAGGCCCCCGGCGTCATCCGGCCGGAAGACCCATGAATCGATTTACACCAAACAAAAAACTTAACAATTAATCATAAAAAAAGATTCAACGCCTGTCGATTCCGCCGCCGCCCATTCGACGCATGAGTAGAATCCGGGGCCTGCCGCCATCCCGTGCGGAAGCCACCCCGCGGAGGCCCTCATGCCCACGAGCACCCCACCCGTCTCCACCCCGGCCCGCACCCCGGGCCCCACCCCGGGCCGATGGCTCTGGGTGGGGCGCATCCTCAGCGCCCTGCCGATCCTGTTCCTGGCCTTCGACGGCGCCGCCAAAGTGATGCGGCTGCCGCCGGTCCTCGAGGCCTTCGCCAAGCTCGGCTACTCGGAGCATGTCGCGGGCCCCCTCGGAATCACCCTGCTCGTCTGCGTCGTGCTCTACGCGGTTCCCAGGACCTCCATGCTCGGGGCCATCCTGCTCACGGGCTACCTGGGCGGCGCGGTCGCCACCCATGTGCGGATCGGTGATCCCCTGTTCTCGCACATCCTCTTCCCCACCTATGTGGCCGCGCTGATATGGGGAGGGCTGTACCTGCGCGAGGCGCGGTTGGGGGCGCTCCTCCCCCTCCGGACCTTAAACCTTTCCAACCCCAATTTTTCCAAGGAGGAATGACCATGCGCGTCATGGTTCTGATCAAGGCGACCCAGCACACGGAGGCGGGCGTTCTCCCCGACGAGAAACTGCTGACCGACATGGGCCGCTACAACGATGAGCTGGTGAAGGCCGGCGTGATGCTGGCGGGGGAAGGGCTCCACCCCAGCTCGAAGGGCGTGCGGGTGCGGTTCTCCGGCACGACGCGGACCGTGATCGACGGGCCCTTCACCGAAACGAAGGAGCTGATCGCCGGCTTCTGGCTCTGGCAGGTCCGGTCGATGGCCGAGGCCGTCGAATGGATCAAGCGCTGCCCCAATCCCACAGGCGAAGCAGCCGAGATCGAGCTCCGCCAAGTCTTCGAAGCCGAGGATTTCGGCCCTCAGTTCACACCCGAGCTGCGGGAGCAGGAAGAACGCCTGCGGGCCCAGATCGCCCAGAAGGCCTAAACGCAACGGCCCCGCCCCAGCCCCACCGACAAGGAGAGCACTCGATGCAAAAAATGATTTTCGTGAACCTGCCCGTCACCCATCTCAAGAAGTCGATGGCGTTCTACACATCCCTCGGCTTCACCAACAATCCCGTGTTCTCCGACGAAACCGCGGCCTGCATGGTATGGAGTGAGGCCATCTATGTGATGCTCTTGACCCATGCCAAGTGGCGCACCTTCACGACACGGGCCATTCCCCAGCCAACCTCCAGCGAGGTGATGCTCGCCGTCTCCTGCGAGAACCGCGAGGCGGTAGATGCGATGAACACCGCGGCAGCCGAAAATGGCGGGGTGTCTGACATCAACCCCATCCAGGATCTTGGTTTCATGTACGCCCGCGAGTTCACCGACCCTGACGGCCATGTCTGGGAGGCTGTGTGGATGGATCCGTCCGCGGTTCCCCCGGGCAACCAGCCAGATTGAAACGATGCCGGTGATCCAGATGAGAAAGCTCAAAATCATCGAACACATGTCGCTGGACGGCGTGATCCAGCATTCCGCGGACGGCGATGATTTCCCCTACAGCGACTGGACCGCGCCCTATCGGACGCCCGCTGGCCGGGATGCCATGCTGGCGGCGTACGGCGGGAGCTTCGGCCTGTTGTTTGGCCGCCGCACCTACGATATCTGGTCGGGCTTCTGGCCGAAGGCGCCGAGCAGTCCGATGGCCGATGCCCTCAACGCGGCGACAAAATACATCGCGACCCATCACCCGGAAAGCCTTGCGTGGGGACCGTTCGAGGGCCTTGGACCGGACATCTTGGAAGGCATCCGCCGCATCAAGTCGCAAGACGGCCCGGACCTCATCCTCTCGGGCAGCTCGACGCTGACTTCCCCGCTCCTCGAGCATGGGCTCGCGGATGAAGTCCTGCTGGCCGTCTATCCGGTCTTGTTGGGCACGGGGAAACGCGTCTTTGCGAAGGGAACCCCGCCCATATCGTTCGAGCTTGTCAGCACGAAGGCATTTCCGTCCGGCATCATCTTCAATTCGTACAAGGCCGCTGGGCCTTTGAAGCCGTGACGCCGCGGGACGCCCCACCCGGCTTTCTCCCTCCGGGCGAGGGCCGGCGGGCGTCGCGCGGCCCCGTGGGGGTTTCGTTAGGCACTCTAAGTGGGGCATCAGCTGGCAGATCACGCCTCGCGTTCTGACCGAGGCGATGGCCAGGGGCGGCCAAGCTGCGAAGCGTGCCTTCGAGGCCATGATGCCCATGAGGGAAATCGACATCGCTTCCCTTGAAGAGGCCATGCGAGGTTGACGGCCACCCTCCGGAAAGGCCGGGGCGTCCCGGGAGGTTGCGGCCCGTCGGCGAAGCTGGTCTGATTCCCATGTGACGACATCCGACGCCCATCGAGCCATCGACGCCGTCTGGCGGATGGAATCCGCCCGGCTCATCGCGGGGCTCCTGCGGATGGTGCGCGACCTGGACCTGGCGGAGGAGCTCGCCCAGGATGCCCTCGTCGCCGCCCTCGAGCAGTGGCCCGGAACGGGGGTCCCGGAGAATCCCGGGGCCTGGCTCATGGCCACGGCCAAGCGCCGGGCCATCGACCGGCTGCGGCGACTCAAGCTGGCTGAGCGGAAGCACGAGGAGCTGGGCCGGGAACTCGAGGCCCAGCAGGAGACGGCCATGGAGGCCTTCCACGCCGAACTGGACGATCCCATCGGGGACGACCTGCTGCGGCTCATGTTCATCGCCTGCCACCCGCGGCTCTCGCCCGAGGCCAGGACCGCGCTCACCCTGCGGCTGCTGGGGGGCCTGACGACCGGGGAGATCGCCCGCGCCTTCCTCGTGCCGGAGTCCACCGTCGCGCAGCGCATCGTCCGGGCCAAGCGGACCCTGGCCGAGGCGCAGGTTCCCTTCGAAGGGCCCCGCGGGACCGAGCTCCACGACCGCCTGGCCTCGGTGCTGGAAGTGATCTACCTCATCTTCAACGAGGGCTATTCGGCCACCGCCGGCGAGGACTGGATCCGGCCCGGGCTCTGCGAGGAGGCCCTGCGGCTCGGCCGCATCCTGGCCGGGCTGGTCCCGCAGGAGCCGGAGGTCCACGGCCTGGTCGCCCTCCTGGAGATCCAGGCCTCCCGGCTGCGGGCGCGCGTGGGGCCCGACGGCGAACCCATCCTCCTGCTCGACCAGGATCGCGGACGGTGGGATCAGCTCCTCATCCGGCGCGGCCTGGCCGGCCTTGAGCGGGCCCTGGCGCAGGGCCAGGCGCTGGGAGGGCCCCCGGGCCCCTACACGCTGCAGGCGGCCATCGCCGGCTGCCACGCGCGCGCCCGTACGGCCGACGACACCGACTGGGCGCGCATCGCCGCCCTCTATGAGGCGCTGGCCCGCCTCACGCCCTCGCCCATCGTGGAGCTGAACCGGGCCGTGGCGCTGGGCATGGCCTCCGGCCCCGCGGCGGGTCTCGAGATCGTCGATGCGCTGACCTCCGAGCCGGCACTCCGGGACTACCACCTGCTCCCGAGCATCCGCGGCGACTTCCTCGCGAAGCTGGGCCGCGCCGGAGAGGCCCGGGCCGAGTTCCAGCGGGCGGCCGGTCTCGTGCGGAACGCCCGGGAGCGGAAGCTGCTCCTCGACCGGGTCGCCGCCTGCGGCGATGCCTAAGCACGCCCAAGCCTCTCAACCCCACCCGGAAGGAGATCCCCATGCCCTACATGCTGCTGATCCTGGAATCGCGGGCGCAGCGCCCGAGCCGGACCCCGGAAGAGGGACACGCCGTCTACGACCGGATGGTGCGCTTTGCGGAGGACCTGCAGGCCCGCGGCCTGCTCGTGGCCACCAACTCGCTCCGATCCGACCGGGAGGGCGTCCGGGTGCAGGTGCGGGAAGGCCAGCGCACCCTCCTGGATGGCCCCTTCTCCGAGTCCAAAGAAATGGTCGGAGGCTTCTTCTACCTGGATTGCCAGACTCGGGACGAGGCTGTCGCCATCGCAACGGCCTGCCCCGCCGCGGAATGGGCCACCGTCGAGGTCCGGGAGGTCGGCCCCTGCTACGACAACTAAGACAACTGCGAGGGTTGAGGACCTGACCCTGGATCGTCTGCGGTCGGCCGTGCTTTCGCCGATGCCCGCCTTCCGTTCGCCGGTTCGCACCCCCAGGGCCGTCCCCACCTCCTAGATTGGGGGAGTCACGGAGAATCCATGTCCCTGCCACCCCCACCCCATCCCGGTTTCTTCGAGGTCCTAAGCTCGCGCCGCGCCTACACCACCCTGCTCTACCTGCTGCTCTCCCTGGCCACGGGCATCCTCGCCTTCACCTACGCGGTGACGGGGCTCTCCCTGAGCCTGGGCCTGGCCATCCTGATCATCGGCCTTCCCGTGGCGCTGCTCTTCCTGTCCGGCACCCGCCTCCTGGCCGTGGCCGAGATGCACTGGCTGAAGGCCCTGGTGGGTGGCGAGGAGGCCGAGGCCCCGCCCCTGCTGCCCGTCGGCGAGGGCTGGGCCGCGCGGCTGGGGGCCCTGGTCCGCGATCGCCGCACCTGGACCAGTCTGCTCTACTTCGTGCTGCTCATGCCCCTGGGCGTCGTCTACTTCACGACGCTGGTCAGCCTCCTCACCACGGGGCTGGCGCTCGTGGCGGTTCCCGTCCTGAGCCTGCTCCATGCCACCGGCACCTCCAGCGTGGACCTCGGCGGCCCCGCCTGGCTGGCCGCCCATCCGAGCCTGACGGCGGTCCTCTGCGGCCTGGCGGGCCTGACCCTCGTCCCCCTCACCCTGCACCTGGCCCTGCTGCTGGGCCGCTTTCAAACCTGGCTGGCCCGGCATCTGCTGGTCCGCGCCTGACCTCGGAGATCCCCATGCCCACCGACACCGCATCCGGCCGCACCCGCACCGAAGAATTCAAGCTCGAGGGCGGCAAGGTCCTCGACAAGATCAAGGAGCTCATCCATCAGGGCAACATCCGGCGGATCATCCTGAAGAACGAAGAGGGCAAGACCCTCATCGAAATCCCGCTGACCTTGGGCCTGGTGGGCGCGGCCCTGCTGCCGATCTTCGCCGCCGTGGGGGCCCTGGCCGCGGTGCTCACGCGCATGGTGATCGTGGTGGAGAAGACCGAAGAGCCCTGAGGCAATCCCAGGTCAAAGGCTGGGCCGGACCGACCCCGTGCAGGGGTTGGTCCGGCCCACCGTTGCAGTGTCGAGTTTTAAATACAAGTAAATATTTATTAACAATTACAACAAGCAATCCAAGATTTGGATAAAAGGGGGTTGACGAGAAGTGGACTCAGAATGAATATGTGTCATCTAGATGAATTAATCATCTAGATGACACTGAAAGGATGACTCATGAGCCTCTTCCCCCTCGTGCTCCTGGTGGCGGCTGTGGCTGGCGTGACCCTGTCGGCGCTCCGCGATGGCGCCCGAACCCGCGCGGCCCTTCGCGCCTCGGTCCGGTCCGGCCAGGGTCTGCTCCCGGGACTCCTGGCCGTGCTGGCGGGCGTGGGCCTGACCATGGCCGCGATCCCGCCCGCCGGGGTGGCCGCGCTTTTCCAGAGCCGCGGCACCGCCGGGTTTTTCCTCCTCGCCGCCCTGGGGGCCTTGATGACCATCCCGGGCCCGGTGGCCTATCCCCTGGCGGGCTCGCTGCACCGCATGGGCGCCAGCCTGCCCGCCCTGGCGAGCTTTCTCACGACCCTGACCATGGTGGGCGCCCTCACAGCCCCCATGGAGATCGCGGCCTTCGGGCGCCGGTTCACCCTCCTCCGCCAGTCCCTGAGCCTGATCCTGGCCCTCCTGGTCGGGGCCCTCATGGGAGGCCTCCTGTGAAGCCCAGCCTCAAGAACCCCCTCTGGGTGGCCCTCCTGGTCCTGGCGGCCCACCTCCTCCTCTGGATGTCCTGGCCGGACCTGGCGGCCCACTCCCTGCGGAACTGGGGCCGGGGCCTGGTCGATGTGGCGCTCGTCGTCCCGTCGGTGCTCGTCCTCATGGGCCTTTTCGACGCCTGGGTTCCGAAGGAAGCGGTGGCCCGCAGCCTCGGACCAGCCTCAGGGGTCCGCGGGGTCCTGCTGGCCCTGCTCCTGGGAACCGGGGCCGCAGGACCCATCTATGCGGCCTTTCCCATCGGCGTGACCCTCCGGGAAAAAGGGGCGCGTCCGGCCAACCTCGTCATCTTCCTGGGCGCCTGGGCGACCATCAAACTTCCGATGCTTATGATGGAAAGCGCCTTCCTCGGCCTTCGGTTCGCCTTGCTGAGGCTCGCGTTGACGCTTCCGGGCATCCTGGCCTGCGGGTTCCTGATGGAAGCGCTCCTGTCCGGAAAGCCTTCCGCTTCCCAGGCCCACGCCAACACCCACCCCGGTGAATAGTCCGATGCCCGCCTCCAGCCGACAGTCCCGCCACCTCCCCGCCTTCATCCTGCTGGCCCTGGCGGAGGGCCCCCTGCATGGGCACGCCATCCGCTCCGAGCTCCAGGAGACCCTCCCTGGCTACAAGGCGGACCCTGGCGCCACCTACCGGACCCTGCAAGCCCTGGAGGAGGCCGGCGATGTGACCTTCCACTGGGACACGAACTCCCGGGGTCCGGCCCGGAAGGTCTACACCCTCGCCCCCTCGGGCTGGGATCGGCTCGAGCAGTGGAAAGCGGACATCGAGACGCGGCTGACCTTCCTCCAGGCCTTCCTGGACCGCTACGACCACTCGAAAGGGAATCGCGTCTCCCCGAAGTGACGGAGCCACCACCCGGCGGAAGCCCCGGGCGGCACCTCCAGGCAGGGCGGGAAACCGCCCTTCAGGCGGCCTGGCGCCGCAGGGCCACCAGGGTGAGATCGTCGCCGCAGGGCGTTCCGGCCAGGTACCGCTCGAGGTCCGCCCGGCAGGCGGCCAGCAGGTCGGGAAAGGGAAGCCCGGCGCTCCGGCGCAGGGCGGCGGCGGCCCGGCCGATGCCGAACTCGCGGTCATCCCGGGAGCCC harbors:
- a CDS encoding M14 family metallopeptidase; protein product: MSLLTRAEATRYEETSRHADVMAFIAGLEAKGDKRLHVTSFGVSPQGRELPLLVLSAHGVTTPGEARSLGRPVVLVISGIHAGEVEGKEGCLMLVRDLLDGKPGLDAGQILSDLTLVVVPLFNPDGNDAIDPGNRKLHLPKLTGQLGPDSGVGTRVNAAKINLNRDYLRQEGVEMRLLQTRVCQPWAPDLTIDNHATNGSVHRFSMTYDIPHTVESGRGEPIEYMRNRLLPPVTAALKANHGLDAGWYGNFVEDERALDADRDAEPGAPVREGWMTYPHHPRFGSNYRGLTSRMDLLLECYSYIPFSERVRTAYAFMLETLKHVAAHRDEVLQTVTESQTPRERIAVRYGLERFDRPVEILTRTPRTLEGAPSTVTIPHLGRFVGTTVVDRPAAYLVPPSVAAHLRQHGLSLQEALGAFEVEVPLVEALGSEEGRAILEAAAVGELSVSWRRGPRKAPAGWSLVPTDQPLGAVAAYLCEAESDDGAVENGLLPVPALGEELALWRVPNLG
- a CDS encoding DoxX family protein, whose protein sequence is MPTSTPPVSTPARTPGPTPGRWLWVGRILSALPILFLAFDGAAKVMRLPPVLEAFAKLGYSEHVAGPLGITLLVCVVLYAVPRTSMLGAILLTGYLGGAVATHVRIGDPLFSHILFPTYVAALIWGGLYLREARLGALLPLRTLNLSNPNFSKEE
- a CDS encoding YciI family protein gives rise to the protein MRVMVLIKATQHTEAGVLPDEKLLTDMGRYNDELVKAGVMLAGEGLHPSSKGVRVRFSGTTRTVIDGPFTETKELIAGFWLWQVRSMAEAVEWIKRCPNPTGEAAEIELRQVFEAEDFGPQFTPELREQEERLRAQIAQKA
- a CDS encoding VOC family protein; translation: MQKMIFVNLPVTHLKKSMAFYTSLGFTNNPVFSDETAACMVWSEAIYVMLLTHAKWRTFTTRAIPQPTSSEVMLAVSCENREAVDAMNTAAAENGGVSDINPIQDLGFMYAREFTDPDGHVWEAVWMDPSAVPPGNQPD
- a CDS encoding dihydrofolate reductase family protein; the encoded protein is MRKLKIIEHMSLDGVIQHSADGDDFPYSDWTAPYRTPAGRDAMLAAYGGSFGLLFGRRTYDIWSGFWPKAPSSPMADALNAATKYIATHHPESLAWGPFEGLGPDILEGIRRIKSQDGPDLILSGSSTLTSPLLEHGLADEVLLAVYPVLLGTGKRVFAKGTPPISFELVSTKAFPSGIIFNSYKAAGPLKP
- a CDS encoding RNA polymerase sigma factor, with the translated sequence MESARLIAGLLRMVRDLDLAEELAQDALVAALEQWPGTGVPENPGAWLMATAKRRAIDRLRRLKLAERKHEELGRELEAQQETAMEAFHAELDDPIGDDLLRLMFIACHPRLSPEARTALTLRLLGGLTTGEIARAFLVPESTVAQRIVRAKRTLAEAQVPFEGPRGTELHDRLASVLEVIYLIFNEGYSATAGEDWIRPGLCEEALRLGRILAGLVPQEPEVHGLVALLEIQASRLRARVGPDGEPILLLDQDRGRWDQLLIRRGLAGLERALAQGQALGGPPGPYTLQAAIAGCHARARTADDTDWARIAALYEALARLTPSPIVELNRAVALGMASGPAAGLEIVDALTSEPALRDYHLLPSIRGDFLAKLGRAGEARAEFQRAAGLVRNARERKLLLDRVAACGDA
- a CDS encoding YciI family protein, yielding MPYMLLILESRAQRPSRTPEEGHAVYDRMVRFAEDLQARGLLVATNSLRSDREGVRVQVREGQRTLLDGPFSESKEMVGGFFYLDCQTRDEAVAIATACPAAEWATVEVREVGPCYDN
- a CDS encoding sensor domain-containing protein, yielding MSLPPPPHPGFFEVLSSRRAYTTLLYLLLSLATGILAFTYAVTGLSLSLGLAILIIGLPVALLFLSGTRLLAVAEMHWLKALVGGEEAEAPPLLPVGEGWAARLGALVRDRRTWTSLLYFVLLMPLGVVYFTTLVSLLTTGLALVAVPVLSLLHATGTSSVDLGGPAWLAAHPSLTAVLCGLAGLTLVPLTLHLALLLGRFQTWLARHLLVRA
- a CDS encoding DUF4342 domain-containing protein, with protein sequence MPTDTASGRTRTEEFKLEGGKVLDKIKELIHQGNIRRIILKNEEGKTLIEIPLTLGLVGAALLPIFAAVGALAAVLTRMVIVVEKTEEP
- a CDS encoding permease: MKPSLKNPLWVALLVLAAHLLLWMSWPDLAAHSLRNWGRGLVDVALVVPSVLVLMGLFDAWVPKEAVARSLGPASGVRGVLLALLLGTGAAGPIYAAFPIGVTLREKGARPANLVIFLGAWATIKLPMLMMESAFLGLRFALLRLALTLPGILACGFLMEALLSGKPSASQAHANTHPGE
- a CDS encoding PadR family transcriptional regulator, whose protein sequence is MPASSRQSRHLPAFILLALAEGPLHGHAIRSELQETLPGYKADPGATYRTLQALEEAGDVTFHWDTNSRGPARKVYTLAPSGWDRLEQWKADIETRLTFLQAFLDRYDHSKGNRVSPK